Proteins encoded in a region of the Mucispirillum schaedleri ASF457 genome:
- a CDS encoding carboxymuconolactone decarboxylase family protein: MKFTLNNKDNFFKDFDKAYIEPPKKLPLFIRLGAWISKKIIKKDIMIPKLLAWYPKAAISSGIMESLVAHDDKEIDKRLLKMIRVQVSVMVACPFCIDMNAFEFDKAGLNIDEVNAIRIGDYKFHSFSEKEQLVMEYVNLVTKTPVIIPEEIVNNMQKHFSERGIIIIASTIAQVNYWARLIRSLGIPVAGFSDICKIEKS, translated from the coding sequence ATGAAATTTACACTGAATAATAAAGATAACTTCTTTAAAGATTTTGACAAAGCATATATTGAACCGCCAAAAAAACTGCCTTTATTTATAAGACTTGGTGCATGGATTTCAAAAAAAATTATCAAAAAAGATATTATGATACCAAAACTTTTAGCATGGTATCCAAAAGCAGCAATAAGCTCTGGCATAATGGAAAGCCTTGTTGCCCATGATGATAAAGAGATAGATAAACGGCTGTTAAAAATGATAAGAGTGCAGGTTTCTGTTATGGTTGCCTGCCCATTCTGCATAGATATGAATGCTTTTGAGTTTGACAAGGCTGGACTTAATATAGATGAAGTTAATGCTATAAGAATCGGTGATTATAAATTTCACTCTTTTTCAGAGAAAGAGCAGCTTGTTATGGAATATGTAAATTTAGTTACAAAAACACCTGTTATAATACCAGAAGAAATAGTCAATAACATGCAAAAGCATTTCTCAGAACGGGGTATTATTATCATTGCATCAACTATCGCACAAGTAAATTACTGGGCAAGACTTATACGCAGCCTTGGTATTCCTGTTGCAGGCTTTTCCGATATATGCAAAATAGAAAAATCATAA
- a CDS encoding glycoside hydrolase family 57 protein: protein MKQGYWMLVLHAHLPFVKHPDYDYFLEENWLFEAITETYLPILLNLKKLEAENVHFRLTSSVTPPLAEMLADYHLRDKYIKYLDRSIELVGKELWRTKDDPNFKPVVEMYRDRLNTLKGFLINDLDGSVLNGYKYFQDKGYLEIITCGATHGYLPFMTNEKAVRAQLEVAAQTHEKHFGRRPLGIWLPECAYYAGLEYKLEEAGIKYFFVDTHGILYSKPRPRYGTYAPVYAKNGTAAFGRDYFSSKQVWSSKEGYPGDLYYRDFYRDIGYDLDYEYIKPYICPDGTRVFTGLKYHRITGDSEYKEVYQPDIAYSKTIDHAKHFVQGREAQINEVGDIIDRKPLIISPYDSELYGHWWFEGPDFLMNVFREMDKSDTVKAVTALEYLGEFPTNQVVDVNPSSWGDEGYYKVWLNTGNDWIYRHLHFMADNMTMLAGKYKDGTDSLKTRCLNQLARELLLCQASDWAFLITTGTATEYSTERTREHIYNFMKLYGMLEDSRIDIGYLEWLENKNSTFQGIDYRIYA, encoded by the coding sequence ATGAAACAAGGATACTGGATGCTGGTGCTGCATGCTCACCTTCCTTTTGTAAAGCACCCTGATTATGACTATTTTTTAGAAGAAAACTGGCTTTTTGAAGCAATTACTGAAACATATCTGCCTATCCTTTTAAATTTGAAAAAGCTGGAAGCAGAAAATGTGCATTTTAGATTGACTTCTTCTGTTACTCCCCCACTTGCAGAAATGCTTGCTGACTATCATCTTCGTGATAAATACATTAAGTATTTAGACAGAAGCATAGAACTTGTTGGCAAAGAATTATGGAGAACGAAAGATGACCCTAATTTTAAGCCTGTTGTTGAAATGTATCGCGACAGACTGAATACATTAAAAGGGTTTTTAATTAATGATTTAGACGGCAGTGTTTTAAATGGATATAAATATTTTCAGGATAAAGGTTATCTTGAAATTATTACATGCGGAGCAACACATGGCTACCTGCCATTTATGACAAATGAAAAAGCTGTCAGAGCACAGCTGGAAGTGGCTGCTCAAACCCATGAAAAGCATTTTGGCAGGCGTCCATTAGGTATATGGCTGCCTGAGTGTGCATATTATGCAGGGCTTGAATATAAACTAGAAGAAGCAGGTATTAAATATTTCTTTGTGGATACCCATGGTATATTATATTCTAAACCGCGTCCACGGTATGGAACTTATGCACCAGTTTATGCAAAAAACGGCACTGCTGCTTTTGGCAGAGATTATTTTTCATCAAAACAAGTATGGAGCTCAAAAGAAGGCTATCCGGGCGATTTATATTACAGAGATTTCTACCGTGATATTGGTTATGATTTAGACTATGAATATATTAAACCTTATATATGCCCTGATGGCACAAGAGTATTTACAGGGCTTAAATATCACAGAATAACAGGTGACTCTGAATATAAAGAAGTATATCAGCCAGATATTGCTTACAGTAAAACAATAGACCATGCAAAACATTTTGTTCAGGGCAGAGAAGCTCAAATTAATGAAGTTGGCGATATAATAGACAGAAAACCACTTATTATATCACCTTATGATTCAGAGCTTTATGGGCACTGGTGGTTTGAAGGCCCTGATTTTTTAATGAATGTATTTAGAGAGATGGATAAGTCAGACACTGTAAAAGCCGTTACTGCTCTTGAATATCTTGGCGAGTTTCCTACTAATCAGGTTGTAGATGTAAACCCATCATCATGGGGCGATGAAGGATACTATAAAGTATGGCTTAATACTGGGAATGACTGGATATACCGTCATCTTCATTTTATGGCAGATAATATGACTATGCTTGCTGGTAAGTATAAAGACGGCACAGACAGCTTAAAAACACGCTGTTTAAATCAGCTTGCAAGGGAATTACTGCTTTGTCAGGCAAGTGACTGGGCATTTCTTATCACAACAGGAACTGCAACTGAATATTCTACAGAAAGAACAAGAGAGCATATATATAATTTTATGAAATTATATGGTATGCTTGAAGACAGCAGAATAGATATTGGATACCTTGAATGGCTTGAAAATAAAAACTCAACCTTTCAAGGAATTGATTACAGAATATATGCTTAA
- a CDS encoding methyl-accepting chemotaxis protein — translation MRITLKIKIFAIIILLITMALLLGFFSVVAVENAAKRMENMNQRYIYVYKLNSSTALNTMNFRRYFYIIQRTPSQNNLNTFIEFGKQVTDNMTELNSFMQIAENKKEMPAVSEIIPELNDSVNTYIQAAVEQLSIRVNNVPLELSFVKGIQDFIKEEETYKTNLKRIINNAETPADAIRNFTNYDRINNISIEITEIKDMFSDAVMLNSLQTLLQVEEPLKNINKDALDIRDNLNNRNLIGNITKMINISEKMMDDYNKLKQAYTQMQAIAESRTKYMNSMQEITKETQDIVNGMLQRTYDSSINGVLLAKTLIYTLLAAMITVAVLSFIIVQKTVLAPINNFVKTAKNLTSGDKDLTIRLTTKTKDELAELCVYFNTFIESVQNIVREVKEAANDVASGNNQLAATMEEFSATFSSQAEQVDNIVVDMQVIQNKSEEATVEMGNNLNKIDETTQRTVEGSNSLNNIKNTMLEISDNTKQLSKTIDNLLASSTQIGEILTVINDIADQTNLLALNAAIEAARAGDAGRGFAVVADEVRKLAERTTKATSEIENIISALQNESEQAANAMKSADTSVSTGVNVIEETASSFSLVVDGVNDVTNSTHNMMTNFEEQHHTVQDVTDKTQAIASGIEESNVAVSEVTVTVNHLQARTEKLKILVEQFKS, via the coding sequence ATGAGAATCACACTTAAAATTAAAATTTTTGCAATAATTATTTTATTGATTACTATGGCTTTACTATTAGGCTTTTTCTCTGTGGTAGCAGTAGAAAATGCAGCTAAACGAATGGAGAATATGAACCAGCGGTATATTTATGTTTATAAACTTAATTCTTCCACTGCTTTAAATACAATGAATTTCAGAAGATATTTCTACATAATACAAAGGACACCTTCTCAAAACAATTTAAACACTTTTATTGAATTTGGAAAGCAGGTAACTGATAATATGACAGAGCTGAACTCATTTATGCAGATTGCTGAAAATAAAAAAGAAATGCCTGCTGTTTCAGAAATTATTCCTGAACTAAATGATTCAGTAAACACTTATATTCAAGCAGCTGTTGAACAGCTTTCAATAAGAGTAAATAATGTTCCATTAGAATTAAGTTTTGTGAAAGGCATTCAAGATTTCATTAAAGAAGAAGAGACTTATAAAACAAATTTAAAAAGAATAATAAATAATGCAGAAACTCCAGCAGATGCAATCAGAAATTTCACAAACTATGACAGAATAAACAATATAAGTATAGAAATAACAGAAATAAAAGATATGTTTTCAGATGCAGTGATGTTAAACAGTTTACAAACTCTGCTTCAAGTAGAAGAGCCTTTAAAAAATATAAATAAAGATGCTCTTGATATAAGAGATAATTTAAATAATAGAAATTTGATAGGCAATATTACAAAAATGATTAATATATCAGAAAAAATGATGGATGATTATAACAAGTTAAAGCAGGCATACACTCAAATGCAGGCTATAGCTGAAAGCAGAACAAAATATATGAACAGCATGCAGGAAATAACAAAGGAAACTCAAGACATTGTAAATGGTATGCTGCAAAGAACTTATGACAGCTCAATTAATGGTGTTTTACTGGCTAAAACACTTATATATACTTTACTTGCAGCGATGATAACAGTAGCAGTGCTGTCTTTTATTATAGTGCAGAAAACAGTGCTTGCTCCAATAAATAATTTTGTGAAAACTGCCAAAAACCTTACAAGTGGCGATAAAGACTTAACTATCAGGCTTACAACTAAAACTAAAGATGAACTTGCAGAACTGTGTGTTTATTTTAATACTTTTATAGAAAGTGTGCAGAATATTGTAAGAGAAGTAAAAGAAGCAGCCAATGATGTTGCTTCAGGAAATAATCAGCTGGCAGCAACTATGGAAGAGTTTTCTGCCACATTCAGCTCTCAGGCAGAACAAGTTGATAATATTGTTGTAGATATGCAGGTTATTCAAAATAAATCAGAAGAAGCAACTGTTGAAATGGGAAATAATTTAAATAAAATTGATGAAACTACTCAAAGAACAGTTGAAGGTTCAAATTCATTAAATAATATTAAAAATACAATGCTTGAAATAAGCGACAATACTAAACAGCTTTCAAAAACTATTGATAATCTGCTTGCAAGCTCTACACAAATTGGAGAAATTTTAACTGTTATTAATGATATTGCAGACCAAACAAACCTGCTTGCTTTAAATGCAGCTATTGAAGCAGCAAGAGCAGGTGATGCAGGCAGGGGGTTTGCTGTTGTTGCAGATGAAGTTAGAAAACTGGCAGAAAGAACAACAAAAGCTACAAGCGAAATAGAAAATATTATCTCTGCATTGCAAAATGAATCTGAACAGGCAGCAAATGCTATGAAATCAGCAGATACAAGTGTATCAACTGGTGTTAATGTAATTGAAGAAACTGCTTCATCATTCAGCCTTGTTGTAGATGGTGTAAATGATGTTACAAACTCAACTCATAATATGATGACAAATTTTGAAGAGCAGCATCATACAGTTCAAGATGTTACAGATAAAACTCAGGCTATTGCAAGCGGTATTGAAGAAAGCAATGTGGCAGTAAGCGAAGTAACTGTTACAGTTAACCATTTGCAGGCAAGAACAGAAAAATTAAAAATATTAGTGGAACAGTTTAAATCATAG
- a CDS encoding glycogen synthase yields MNIIHITSEVLPFSYAGSTAETLFCLPYAERMDGHQVTVLSPLYASVDTVKHNINSLQLKTWVNAGFAVYEFELFETHLNGVRYVFFKNDEFFNRAGLYGVGKFDYADNDIRFGTFCQAALNFVKYHNIEADILHCHNWQTALIPVYKKLNFADLECKVVLTIHSVDNLGIFNKFTLEALNLPWDIYNIDCIEYYDNISFLKGGIVYSDAITTLSPTFASELINNGGSIGVEEIFYNHAHKLVGILNGICSMIWNPEIDTNIEKTYSSNDISGKKMCKNALCSELGLDQSLPLVVFIQKMLPERGLDLALNAAEEFEKNNINLIIFGPNSSDYGHKIQEIKEKYNKNIRIIINDHANESQKEYAAADIVLMPSLYEPCGSSQMIGMRYGAVPVSRRTGGLVDGAKEAVEKGVGFTFDEFSVDAMMKAVMNAVSLVSSEKYDEVVKILMQIDNSWQKASEKYIKLYERLLEGK; encoded by the coding sequence ATGAATATTATTCACATAACATCAGAAGTGCTTCCCTTTTCCTATGCAGGAAGCACAGCTGAAACATTATTTTGCCTGCCTTATGCAGAAAGGATGGATGGTCATCAGGTGACAGTATTATCGCCTCTTTATGCTTCTGTTGATACTGTTAAGCATAATATAAACTCATTACAGCTTAAAACATGGGTTAATGCAGGGTTTGCAGTATATGAATTTGAACTTTTTGAAACTCACTTAAATGGTGTCAGGTATGTCTTTTTTAAAAATGATGAGTTTTTTAACCGTGCAGGTTTATATGGTGTTGGTAAGTTTGATTATGCTGATAACGATATCCGTTTTGGAACATTCTGTCAGGCTGCTTTAAACTTTGTTAAATATCATAATATAGAAGCAGATATTCTGCACTGCCATAACTGGCAGACTGCTCTAATACCAGTTTACAAAAAACTAAATTTTGCAGATTTAGAATGCAAAGTTGTTTTAACTATACATTCAGTAGATAATCTTGGAATATTTAATAAATTTACATTAGAAGCACTTAATCTGCCATGGGATATTTATAATATTGACTGTATAGAATATTACGATAATATCAGCTTTTTAAAAGGTGGTATTGTTTATTCTGATGCTATAACAACATTAAGCCCTACTTTTGCCAGTGAGCTTATAAACAACGGCGGCAGTATAGGGGTAGAAGAAATTTTTTATAACCATGCACATAAACTTGTAGGTATATTAAATGGTATCTGCTCTATGATATGGAATCCAGAAATTGATACAAATATTGAAAAAACTTATTCAAGTAATGACATAAGTGGCAAAAAAATGTGTAAAAATGCACTATGTAGTGAACTTGGACTTGACCAAAGCCTGCCTTTAGTGGTATTTATACAAAAAATGCTGCCAGAACGAGGGCTTGACTTAGCACTTAATGCAGCAGAAGAGTTTGAAAAAAATAATATTAACTTAATTATCTTTGGACCAAACAGCAGTGATTACGGCCATAAAATCCAAGAAATAAAAGAAAAATATAATAAAAATATTCGCATAATTATTAATGACCATGCAAATGAAAGCCAAAAAGAATATGCAGCTGCTGATATTGTGCTTATGCCTTCACTTTATGAGCCATGCGGCTCAAGCCAGATGATTGGTATGCGATATGGGGCAGTGCCAGTGTCCCGCAGAACTGGCGGACTTGTAGATGGTGCAAAAGAAGCTGTTGAAAAAGGTGTTGGATTTACATTTGATGAATTTAGTGTAGATGCTATGATGAAAGCTGTAATGAATGCTGTATCTCTTGTTTCATCTGAAAAATATGATGAAGTTGTAAAAATTTTAATGCAGATTGATAATTCATGGCAAAAAGCATCTGAAAAATATATAAAGCTATATGAAAGATTACTGGAGGGTAAATAA
- a CDS encoding tetratricopeptide repeat protein — MNKKNLYKINYDKLDIQEKQNILNEIADHYGFIIKKYAEFEKNSITLYTAIFDDNGTEFVFIPGAKNIALGWKAAISSKKEEPFLIEQIKDIFLDYFLMPDNNSDIVNLNNTQQLQKLLDKENYKQADILLSKMVFDFIDEHTSFLRRIDIEPMLIERKSSSINWMFVKEISSKTVADSPTYFKIYQEIIKGNKQFIIKQHTSKSEYKKIQKFEISNHGLNVYKYIDISYEEILFNYASKGYSVPNRNQWEYAASGGCSTFMQNTDTLLNKHNNMPNAFGLYIADNIYKPEIISDDKYTYKAGDNGYFKNYISKKLADFSLNPFYNVTSNVFEYTDNNGLFARKVITVDLKKQFKPSITKKNLNKYITENMSENNFDNIIYAVQSVKNPDLYFKNALRIINIYHSKGFINKAYELVEKYINKWHNNPDFLYLAGFTVFRLQDYEKGEYLLKRAVYFKRNIPECYQLLSYIYQKQNNKEEMEKALHNLYVLAPEVAESMLHILIPKGVSLKDMDYEDLWSKLVANLTRQDKEKVNLYTITSEVILLDSTIKLIIHKGVTHYIKYIKPTGSKYLMEIFDKIENSKYISDETYLSKDDYMQALEEFNACKNIIYEAENITDLKENKEYLQNLTNTFFDYFPALMSLAYIHYSNCRLFEAEKLFDENYALCATLYNTKALPIQIADKIRVLLENFILSITMNILSYGQIQDYIDNIIDEVNNIKESYSSKINQGILTIELSVTKDIKYILNWFNINIEIKDAMRKNN, encoded by the coding sequence ATGAATAAAAAAAATTTATATAAAATTAATTATGATAAACTGGATATTCAGGAAAAACAGAATATTTTAAATGAAATTGCAGACCATTACGGCTTTATAATAAAAAAATATGCAGAATTTGAAAAAAACAGCATAACCCTTTATACTGCCATTTTTGATGATAATGGCACAGAGTTTGTATTTATTCCCGGAGCAAAAAACATTGCTCTTGGATGGAAAGCTGCTATTTCTTCAAAAAAAGAAGAGCCTTTCTTAATTGAGCAGATAAAAGATATATTCCTTGATTATTTTCTTATGCCTGACAATAATTCTGATATTGTAAATCTTAATAATACACAGCAGCTGCAAAAATTATTAGATAAGGAAAATTATAAACAGGCAGATATACTTTTATCTAAAATGGTATTTGATTTTATAGATGAACATACTTCCTTTTTAAGACGGATTGATATAGAGCCTATGCTGATAGAGAGAAAAAGCAGCAGTATAAACTGGATGTTTGTTAAAGAAATATCATCAAAAACAGTAGCTGACAGCCCAACATATTTTAAAATATATCAGGAAATCATAAAAGGAAATAAACAATTTATAATAAAACAACATACTTCAAAATCTGAATATAAAAAAATACAAAAATTTGAAATATCAAATCATGGCTTAAATGTATATAAATATATAGATATTTCTTACGAGGAAATACTTTTCAACTATGCATCAAAAGGATATTCAGTGCCAAACAGAAACCAGTGGGAATATGCAGCCTCTGGCGGCTGTTCTACTTTTATGCAGAATACTGATACTTTATTAAATAAGCATAATAATATGCCAAATGCTTTTGGGCTTTATATTGCTGATAATATTTACAAACCTGAAATAATTTCTGATGATAAATATACATATAAAGCTGGTGATAATGGGTATTTTAAAAACTATATATCAAAAAAACTTGCTGATTTTTCATTAAATCCTTTTTACAATGTTACTTCTAATGTTTTTGAATACACTGATAATAATGGACTTTTTGCTAGGAAAGTTATCACAGTGGATTTAAAAAAACAATTTAAGCCATCTATTACTAAAAAAAATCTTAATAAATATATTACTGAAAATATGTCAGAAAATAACTTTGATAACATTATTTATGCTGTCCAGTCTGTAAAAAACCCTGATTTATATTTTAAAAATGCATTAAGAATAATAAATATATACCATTCAAAAGGGTTTATTAATAAAGCTTATGAACTGGTTGAGAAATATATAAATAAATGGCATAATAATCCAGATTTTTTATATCTTGCTGGGTTTACAGTTTTTAGATTACAGGATTATGAAAAAGGAGAATATTTACTTAAACGGGCAGTTTATTTTAAAAGAAATATACCTGAATGTTATCAGCTGCTTTCATATATTTATCAAAAACAAAATAATAAAGAAGAAATGGAAAAAGCTCTGCATAATCTTTATGTTTTAGCTCCAGAAGTGGCAGAAAGCATGCTGCATATACTTATACCAAAAGGTGTTTCTTTAAAAGATATGGATTATGAAGATTTATGGAGCAAACTTGTTGCAAACCTTACTAGACAGGATAAAGAAAAAGTTAACTTATATACAATAACAAGCGAAGTGATACTTCTTGATTCTACAATTAAGCTGATTATACATAAAGGTGTTACCCATTATATTAAATATATCAAACCTACAGGCAGTAAATATTTAATGGAAATTTTTGATAAAATAGAAAATTCTAAATATATTTCAGATGAAACTTATTTATCAAAAGATGATTATATGCAGGCTCTTGAAGAATTTAATGCCTGCAAAAATATTATTTATGAAGCAGAAAATATTACTGATTTAAAAGAAAATAAAGAGTATCTGCAAAACTTAACTAACACTTTTTTTGATTACTTTCCTGCACTTATGAGCCTTGCTTATATTCATTACAGTAACTGCAGACTTTTTGAAGCAGAAAAACTGTTTGATGAAAACTATGCCCTTTGTGCCACACTTTATAACACAAAAGCACTGCCTATACAAATAGCTGATAAAATAAGGGTATTGCTTGAAAATTTTATTCTTTCTATTACTATGAATATTCTTTCATACGGACAGATACAAGACTATATTGATAATATAATAGATGAAGTAAATAACATTAAAGAAAGTTATTCGTCAAAAATAAATCAAGGTATTTTAACAATAGAGTTAAGTGTAACAAAGGATATTAAATATATATTAAACTGGTTTAATATTAATATAGAAATAAAAGATGCTATGCGTAAAAATAATTAA
- a CDS encoding dicarboxylate/amino acid:cation symporter, with product MKEKKSDSLLIKIAAAVILGIIIGLIIKSTSSESVNGSMPTQHILMNIVLPIKHILGQVIFFMVPLIIIGFVTPAITGMKNNTSKMLGTMLMLAYLSSVLAAAFSMAAGYIIIPHLNIEQNVTDILLPEMIFKLDIAPMFPVITALFFSITFGLAVIYTNSALLEKIFNELNNVVMLLVNKLIIPILPFFICATFIELTYLGKITDQLFTFISMVILVLIGQFIWLTLLYTIGGLISGKSPFRVLKHYAPAYFTAVGTMSSAATLPVALKCAGKSDALDKDIVDFAIPMGATIHLCGSVLTETFFVMGISYILYGSLPDLHTMLIFIVLLGIFAVGAPGVPGGTVAASIGIITSVLGFDATGVGLVMAIFALQDSFGTACNVTGDGALALMLQGIFKKKQQ from the coding sequence ATGAAAGAAAAAAAATCAGATTCTTTACTTATAAAAATTGCTGCTGCTGTTATTTTGGGTATAATAATCGGTTTGATTATTAAATCTACAAGCAGCGAATCAGTAAATGGCAGTATGCCAACTCAGCATATACTTATGAATATTGTTTTGCCAATCAAGCATATTTTAGGTCAGGTAATATTTTTTATGGTGCCGCTTATTATTATAGGCTTTGTAACACCTGCTATTACAGGAATGAAAAATAATACAAGTAAAATGCTCGGCACAATGCTTATGCTTGCTTATTTATCATCAGTGCTTGCCGCTGCCTTTTCTATGGCTGCAGGATATATTATAATACCACACTTAAATATTGAGCAGAATGTTACAGATATACTGCTTCCTGAAATGATATTCAAGTTAGATATTGCACCAATGTTTCCTGTTATTACTGCCCTTTTCTTTTCTATTACATTTGGTCTGGCAGTAATATATACAAACTCTGCTTTACTTGAAAAAATATTTAATGAGCTTAATAATGTAGTAATGCTGCTTGTTAATAAACTGATTATTCCTATACTTCCATTTTTTATATGTGCTACATTCATAGAGCTTACATATCTTGGCAAGATAACTGACCAGCTTTTTACTTTTATCTCTATGGTAATATTAGTTTTAATAGGTCAGTTTATATGGCTTACACTTTTATATACTATTGGCGGCTTAATATCTGGCAAATCTCCATTTAGAGTTCTTAAACATTATGCACCGGCATACTTTACAGCAGTAGGAACAATGTCAAGTGCTGCTACACTGCCAGTTGCATTAAAATGTGCAGGCAAGTCTGATGCTCTTGATAAAGATATAGTTGATTTTGCTATACCTATGGGAGCAACTATCCACTTATGTGGTTCAGTTTTAACTGAAACTTTTTTTGTTATGGGAATAAGCTATATACTATACGGCTCACTGCCAGACCTGCATACTATGCTTATATTTATTGTGCTTTTAGGCATATTTGCAGTAGGTGCTCCAGGAGTTCCCGGTGGAACAGTTGCCGCATCTATTGGCATCATTACATCAGTATTAGGCTTTGATGCTACTGGTGTTGGTTTAGTAATGGCAATATTTGCTTTGCAGGACAGCTTCGGCACAGCATGCAATGTAACAGGCGACGGTGCTCTTGCTCTTATGCTGCAAGGAATATTTAAGAAAAAACAACAGTAA
- a CDS encoding DUF4912 domain-containing protein, translating to MKLDKLTKKELLDLAAAKKVAGRSKMSKDELIKALEPFFAEPAPAKDAEELQTRKAEQNVGYTYQEATGQPAKIKRDEYPIPPYYDKDTIAFMPVDPSKEYVYWEISDYTLNQFKSELKLSESRIVLKIFSSIDNYTTEAASVSVEKMGNWYFNIYAPDTILWSEIGLIDSNGGFHPILKSNKVLMPSDKVSDIVDQETWMTIGGNLDKLYELSGVGLKDLNSSVTINTEIAKHISQHMGSSGVLKDK from the coding sequence ATGAAGCTGGATAAACTGACAAAAAAGGAACTGCTTGATCTGGCTGCAGCCAAAAAAGTTGCAGGTAGAAGCAAGATGAGTAAAGATGAGCTTATAAAAGCATTAGAGCCATTCTTTGCAGAACCTGCTCCTGCTAAAGATGCAGAAGAACTGCAGACTAGAAAAGCAGAGCAGAATGTAGGCTATACATATCAAGAAGCAACAGGACAGCCTGCAAAAATAAAGCGTGATGAGTATCCTATTCCACCTTATTATGATAAAGATACTATTGCATTTATGCCTGTTGACCCTTCAAAAGAGTATGTATATTGGGAAATAAGTGACTATACACTTAACCAGTTTAAAAGTGAATTAAAACTTTCTGAATCAAGAATTGTTTTAAAAATCTTTTCAAGCATAGATAATTACACAACAGAAGCCGCTTCTGTATCTGTTGAAAAAATGGGGAACTGGTATTTTAATATCTATGCTCCTGATACTATCTTATGGTCTGAAATAGGCTTGATTGATTCTAATGGTGGTTTTCACCCTATTTTAAAATCAAACAAAGTTCTTATGCCATCTGATAAAGTGTCTGATATTGTAGATCAGGAAACTTGGATGACAATAGGCGGCAATTTAGACAAACTTTATGAACTTTCTGGAGTTGGTTTAAAGGATTTGAACAGCAGTGTTACTATTAATACAGAAATAGCAAAACACATATCACAACACATGGGCTCATCTGGTGTGTTGAAGGATAAATAA